The window CCAAGACCGAGGTCTCCGACGACCGCTTCCTCTATCTCACTGAAAAAGGCGCGATCCGGCTGCCGGGCTTCGGCATGCCGAAAATCCTGTCGAACCATGGCGCCTTCGTCGTCTCGCTCGGCGACGTCACCCGCTGGCTGGGCGCGCAGGCCGAGGCGCTCGGCGTCGAGATCTACCCCGGCTTCGCGGCGAACGAGATCCTGTTCGACGCCTCGGGCGCCGTCACCGGCGTCGCCACGGGCGACATGGGGATCGCGAAATCCGGCGAGCCCGGCCCGAACTACACCCGCGGCATGGAGCTGCGCGGCAAATACGTGATCTTCGCGGAGGGCGCCCGCGGCCAGCTCTCGAAGCAGCTCATCAACCGCTTCAAGCTCGACGCGGCCTCCGAGCCGCAGAAATACGGCCTCGGCCTGAAGGAGCTGTGGCAGGTCGATCCGGCCAAGCACAAGCCCGGCCTCGTCCAGCACTCCTTCGGCTGGCCGCTCGACGACAAGACCGGCGGCGGCTCGTTCCTCTACCACTTCGGCGACGGGCTGGTCTCCGTCGGCTTCGTGGTGCACCTGAACTACGCCAACCCCTACCTCTCGCCCTTCGACGAGTTCCAGCGCTTCAAGACGCACCCGGCGATCCGCGACACCTTCGAGGGCGGCAAACGTCTCTCGTACGGCGCCCGCGCCATCACCGAGGGCGGCTTCCAGTCCGTGCCGAAGCTCGCCTTCCCCGGCGGCGCCCTGGTCGGCTGCGCGGCCGGCTTCGTCAACGTCCCCCGCATCAAGGGCAGCCACAACGCGATCCTCTCCGGAAAACTCTGCGCCGAGCATGTGGTGGAGGCGCTGAAAGCCGGCCGCGCCCAGGACGAGCTGTCGGCCTACGACGCCGCCTGGCGCGACAGCGCGATCGGGCGGGACCTCAAGCCCGTCCGCAACGTCAAACCGCTGTGGTCGAAGTTCGGCACCCGCCTCGGTGTGGTGCTTGGCGGTCTCTCCATGTGGGCGGAGCAGTTCGGGCTCTCGCTGTTCGGCACGCTGCCCCACGGCAAGCCGGACTACGCCGCGACGGGCGAGGCAAAGGACTTCGCGCGCATCGCCTACCCCAAGCCCGACGGCAAGATCAGCTTCGACAAGCTGTCCTCGGTGTTCCTGTCCAACACCAACCACGAGGAGGACCAGCCCCCGCACCTCAAGGTCAAGGACATCTCCCTCCAGAAGACCTCGGAGCACGACGTCTACGCAGGGCTGTCGCAGCGCTACTGCCCGGCCGGCGTCTACGAGTGGGTGGAGGAGGGCGCCGACGCGCCGCGCTACCAGATCAACGCCCAGAACTGCGTCCACTGCAAGACGTGCGACATCAAGGACCCTAACCAGAACATCGTCTGGGTCGCGCCGGAAGGCGCGGGCGGGCCGAACTATTCGGGGATGTGAAGAACTCCAAGTACCCCTTTCAGAATCGCTAACGTTTCTTTAGCGTCATTTGCATGACCCGGCGCCATGCCTACGTCGCGGTCTTCGTCCCTTGTTAGTTGCCGGTTGGTCGCGTGTTGAGCGGGGCCGCGGGCGAGCAAGACGTCACCGAGCATCGGACAAGTTGTCCGTCATTGTTTGGACCGTCGCGCAAACGAGGAGCCGAAATGCCTGATAAGCGTATCCAGGATCGGAGCATCAGCTTAAAAGACGAAGGCCGGGCGGGCGAAGCATCCGTTCGCGTTAAGATCACGGCTCGTTCACGGTTTGTTCTTTCGACCGGGATTGTGATCGCCGGGCTGCTTGGCTTAAGCTTGACAAGCGGCGAGAGTGGGAAGGTGTTGGCGGGGTTCTCGCTGGAAGCCTTCGCAAGCTCTCAACCGGACATAAGCTTGCCGGTTGGTCGCGTGTTGAGCGGGGCCGCGGGCGAGCAAGACGTCACCGAGCATCAGACAAGTTGTCCGTCATTGTTTGGACCGTCGCGCTACCGAGCCCCCCAAGGAGCTTCCTGGTACTTGGGGGTAAGAGCTTGAGCCGTTTTGTCGTTAGGCGACTGCCGGCCTCTTTGTCGGAGGC is drawn from Methylopila sp. 73B and contains these coding sequences:
- a CDS encoding electron transfer flavoprotein-ubiquinone oxidoreductase, with the translated sequence MSDGAAGAADLPEREGMDFDVVVVGGGPAGLATAIRLKQLDPELSVVLLEKGSEVGAHILSGAVVDPIGLDALLPDWRQDETAFAKTEVSDDRFLYLTEKGAIRLPGFGMPKILSNHGAFVVSLGDVTRWLGAQAEALGVEIYPGFAANEILFDASGAVTGVATGDMGIAKSGEPGPNYTRGMELRGKYVIFAEGARGQLSKQLINRFKLDAASEPQKYGLGLKELWQVDPAKHKPGLVQHSFGWPLDDKTGGGSFLYHFGDGLVSVGFVVHLNYANPYLSPFDEFQRFKTHPAIRDTFEGGKRLSYGARAITEGGFQSVPKLAFPGGALVGCAAGFVNVPRIKGSHNAILSGKLCAEHVVEALKAGRAQDELSAYDAAWRDSAIGRDLKPVRNVKPLWSKFGTRLGVVLGGLSMWAEQFGLSLFGTLPHGKPDYAATGEAKDFARIAYPKPDGKISFDKLSSVFLSNTNHEEDQPPHLKVKDISLQKTSEHDVYAGLSQRYCPAGVYEWVEEGADAPRYQINAQNCVHCKTCDIKDPNQNIVWVAPEGAGGPNYSGM